One Nocardia iowensis DNA window includes the following coding sequences:
- a CDS encoding glycosyltransferase family 4 protein, which yields MVVPPYFDVPPKAYGGVEAVVADLVDSLVARGHDVTLLGAGEPGTKAKFISLWDRTCPERLGTPFPEVLHALRVRRAIEKLAATDSIDLVHEHTFAGPLNAPAYRGLDLPTVLTVHGPVQDECYEYYREMGDDVSLVAISDRQRALAPDLNWAGRVHNALHPEEWPFRADKDDYALFLGRFNECKAPHLALEAAHAAGIPLVLAGKCSEPPELKYFEEQVRPLLTDQDHVFGLADATAKRKLLAGAKCLLFPIRWEEPFGMVMIESMVCGTPVVALRGGAVSEVIVDGVTGRVCDDPAELTAAIAEVQTMDPAACRAHVEANFGADTLGRGYEQVYRKLMRPRKRTGYRWHKEESVPVPVAASGLA from the coding sequence ATGGTTGTGCCACCGTACTTCGATGTGCCGCCGAAGGCCTATGGCGGCGTCGAAGCTGTCGTCGCCGATCTAGTCGACTCGCTGGTGGCCAGAGGCCACGACGTGACCCTGCTCGGCGCGGGCGAGCCGGGTACCAAGGCGAAGTTCATCTCGCTCTGGGACCGCACCTGCCCCGAGCGCCTCGGCACCCCCTTCCCCGAAGTGCTGCACGCGCTGCGGGTGCGCAGGGCGATCGAGAAGCTCGCCGCCACCGACAGCATCGATCTCGTGCACGAGCACACCTTCGCGGGCCCGCTGAACGCACCGGCGTATCGGGGCCTTGACTTGCCGACGGTACTGACCGTGCACGGACCCGTGCAGGACGAATGCTATGAGTACTACCGGGAAATGGGCGACGACGTCTCGCTCGTGGCGATCAGCGACCGGCAGCGCGCGCTGGCCCCCGATTTGAATTGGGCTGGGCGGGTGCATAATGCTCTGCATCCCGAGGAGTGGCCGTTCCGTGCCGACAAGGACGACTACGCGCTGTTCCTCGGCCGCTTCAACGAGTGCAAGGCGCCGCATCTGGCGTTGGAGGCCGCGCACGCCGCAGGCATCCCACTCGTGCTCGCGGGCAAGTGCAGCGAGCCGCCCGAGCTGAAATACTTCGAAGAGCAGGTACGCCCGTTGTTGACGGACCAGGATCACGTGTTCGGACTCGCCGACGCCACCGCCAAGCGGAAGCTGTTGGCGGGTGCGAAGTGTCTGCTTTTCCCGATCCGGTGGGAGGAACCCTTCGGCATGGTGATGATCGAATCCATGGTGTGTGGCACACCGGTGGTCGCGTTGCGTGGCGGCGCGGTATCCGAGGTGATCGTCGACGGAGTGACCGGCCGCGTCTGCGACGATCCGGCCGAGCTCACCGCCGCGATCGCCGAAGTCCAGACGATGGATCCGGCGGCGTGCCGCGCGCACGTCGAGGCGAATTTCGGTGCCGATACGCTCGGGCGCGGCTACGAGCAGGTCTACCGCAAGCTCATGCGGCCGCGGAAACGGACCGGCTACCGATGGCACAAGGAAGAAAGCGTGCCGGTGCCCGTCGCGGCGAGCGGACTCGCGTGA
- a CDS encoding winged helix DNA-binding domain-containing protein, which yields MTELSLRELNRTLLVRQMLAQRVAMTPLELVRHLVAVQGQEPNWPYVGLWARLTDFRHDDLAALLRERKLVRSTMIRRTVHLADAHDFRWLRPTVRPIVHAALQAPYYRDEIDGIDPDELAAAGRELLSGRILSRTDLGKLLAERFPDRHIRRLAEAAELLVPMVHSPVTGAWGKWRNRSVTVALADEWIGAPMETTPHAETLILRYLAAFGPATVADMQAWAGVTRLAEVVDEMRTRLRVFTDDQHRVLFDLPDAPLADPNLPVPVRFLPAFDNALLGHKDRRRIISEEDRQRIAKEASAGVPMYLVDGFVHGRWTLDDSTIRVTPWHPLSTADEAAVRAEAERLLSFVVSGQDGKIVIEG from the coding sequence ATGACGGAACTATCGCTGCGTGAGCTGAACCGAACCCTGCTGGTGCGTCAGATGTTGGCGCAGCGGGTCGCGATGACACCGTTGGAGCTGGTGCGGCATCTGGTCGCGGTGCAAGGACAGGAACCCAATTGGCCCTATGTCGGGCTGTGGGCCCGGCTGACGGATTTCCGGCACGACGATCTGGCTGCTCTGCTGCGTGAGCGAAAGCTGGTGCGCTCCACCATGATCCGTCGTACCGTCCATCTCGCCGACGCGCACGACTTCCGCTGGCTGCGCCCGACGGTGCGCCCGATCGTGCACGCCGCTCTGCAGGCGCCGTACTACCGCGACGAGATCGACGGAATCGACCCGGACGAGCTCGCCGCCGCGGGCCGGGAACTGCTGTCCGGGCGCATCCTGTCGCGTACCGACCTCGGAAAGCTACTCGCCGAGCGCTTTCCGGACCGGCACATCCGCAGGCTCGCCGAGGCGGCCGAGCTCCTTGTCCCGATGGTGCACAGCCCGGTGACCGGGGCGTGGGGGAAGTGGCGCAACCGTTCAGTTACCGTCGCGCTCGCCGACGAATGGATCGGCGCGCCGATGGAGACGACGCCGCACGCGGAAACCTTGATCCTGCGTTACCTGGCCGCGTTCGGGCCCGCCACCGTCGCCGACATGCAGGCGTGGGCCGGTGTCACCCGGCTCGCCGAGGTGGTCGACGAGATGCGTACCCGCTTGCGCGTTTTCACCGACGATCAGCATCGGGTGTTGTTCGATCTGCCGGACGCCCCGCTGGCCGACCCCAATCTGCCGGTGCCGGTGCGCTTCCTGCCAGCCTTCGACAACGCCCTGCTCGGACACAAGGACCGCCGCAGGATCATCAGCGAGGAAGATCGCCAGCGGATTGCCAAAGAGGCGTCGGCGGGCGTCCCGATGTACCTGGTCGACGGTTTCGTGCACGGCCGGTGGACCTTGGACGACAGCACTATTCGGGTCACCCCGTGGCACCCGCTGTCCACCGCCGACGAGGCCGCCGTGCGTGCCGAGGCCGAGCGGCTGCTGAGCTTCGTCGTCTCCGGGCAGGACGGAAAGATCGTGATCGAAGGCTGA